In the Ornithodoros turicata isolate Travis chromosome 5, ASM3712646v1, whole genome shotgun sequence genome, ttgtgattactgttaataaaaatattgtgtttgatttgtgatacctattcaatgctaatgtatcatacctgtaataagtatattctttgttacgtgtattgtgttccttctatttcagatttttggctaagtttttcccattcacgtagagtcataacataattcctaatgactttaataaatatattttcacttgtacttttgtgtatgcctatcctttgcatgtaaactgcacacctgttgtagctggaaaaattgcgattcaagtcgactaaggctgaaaaatgacgaaagtcggcgacccaggctgaaaaatgacgaaagtcggcggcccgggctgaatggtaaacgcgcacgcagccctccggccacgcgacgcccaagtaggaaaattgtgaaagaagtcagcccagggtgaagggtaagcacgcacgcagccctccggtcacgctccgcccaccacagcagccctccacccgagcatcgcccacctgtcacgggaaggaagtcggcccaagtaggaaaatggtgaaagaagtcagcacagggtgaatggtaagagcgcacgcagccctccggtcacgctccgcccacctgtcgcgggaaggaattcggcccaagtaggaaaatggtggaagaagtcagcccagggtgaatggtaagcgcgcacgcagccctccggtcacgctccggcCACCagagcaaccctccacccgagcaccgccctgttacagttggtgaaggtttttcggctgggtttttctcctgcACCTGATTGGcagcacaattcccagcactattggctctaataaatatatctcaacttgaatgtcattaataaatatattttcgcttgtccttttttgtgtatgacccttctttgcatgtctctgcatgtaaaccgctcacctgctgtatcggcaaaatatgtgaagtcggccaaagaagtctgcccaggctgaaaaatgtgagagggtaagcacGCATGCAGCACTCCCCCGctgataatcacgtggacaaccctccgcacacgcgccgcgcagggaaaaatacgcgcagggctcagggcagggatTCTGTAGTTTCGCCACCCTGTAGTTTAACACAAGTCATATACTActcacgtaaacaaacacaaacacgaaggctcaaggtttgtgtttgtttacgtgtcttgcccatcgctcaggcttgcctatcatgggatttatccaccagctgagcctgcatttacgccattctgtcataTGAAGTAACTTTTCCGTGGTCATCACCTGATTTCTTTAATGGGCAATCGACTAGCGCTCATACTCAGTGCTGGCAGCCttcgtttataataccatctCTGTATGTATTGCCCATATTACCATTcatactatccgatcacatTTGTACGTCGGCATATAGCAGGTATGCGCAAGTACAACAATACGAAGAGGAACTTGTGgtggcccgtgtgtgatgacgaagacgtgcctctgctgccacgcgctacggcgctggcacggcagttctaccggcaccgtcctagcgtgaggccacgcacatctgcccgctgggacattccatcatcgccggtcaggactcatgtagaggaacaccacctcctctacaaactAAAAAACTCCATAATCTGTCAGTACAGACGCCAgtaacttgtgaaaacaataaataCAGCGTAAATATATagcaacaaaataaaagtaacaaaGTAGtcatatagcaataggagacaagcgaAAAGACGTGAGTGCCCGAATCGAACTCCAGACCTTTGGtctcaaagtccgacactttacctctcaACAAACAGCTCAGGGGAGCgtgccgccttaaactcgcaaCCTCGAtcgtgcacaatggggattatttcggagtcggaggcgaactgCATGATAAGgcacggcgagcgtggcgccatctggtccccgactggtatggcccaATGAcaccgttctacgtgcacgagaggaaagggaaaagctgaggggctGCGCGAAAGACTGACCTACTTGCATGGCGTATTGGGCAatctgagaaatttcagggggggggggggtatagcAAAAAACCAGGGAGGATGTACACCTCCCCTGAGCGTTGTATGGTAATCCGTGTTTATCACGGTTAAAACTGGCACTCCTGTTCGTTCCCTGATGCGTCAGCCATGGCTGGCACTCCTCTGAGAGCTGCTGCTCAACCGGCAACGgatttcgttctttcttttattgTACGCTTGAGAGCTCCGGGATTGCTGCGTTCTCGAGACGCGCGAGCAGGTTGTTACGTAGTACCTTTTCGTATTTCAcgcgctttatttatttatttttgttgcagaaaaaataaaatgaaatgacgctgtactactttgcacaccTCGACCCTAAGATGTATAATTAGCAAATTAATTATGCGCAATTACTTAGTTGGGCACAAAGTAAAAAGTACTCTGAACAACATTCAATAAGTTTCACTTGCGTAGTGCGCTCCGTCTATTTTTGAAGTTGGTGCATTTtagttgggacaccctgtataagaatgaTACTGAGACAGTTGTGTAATTACTAATTATTGCTATGTAATAATTACTATTAGAAtgtaataaataataattgAGAGTAGATTTACATGTAAGGTAGGTCGgcctatttgtgtggcaactTGCTGCACGTGCCTCAAGGTAGGACTgaggataatttcgaccacacGGGCGCCGGAAACTCCGACACGCGGTGCTGCAAGCTATGTTTACCTCCTCCACATTGCTGATGCAGAATGAGCTTGACATGGTAGAATGCGCACTAAAACACGGACTAGAAGAACACGACAATACCAGCGCTACTCACAACGCTATTTTTATGTGACCAAAAGACACACTCGCGCACATCGCGACGCCACCTACGGCAGCAACAGCCTCAATCAGGGTCATCCCAAACAGAGATAAGTGGCCTCCATGCGCTGCTATCAAGGAAGGAAATCTCCCTCTCCGATAATGTTACCGATGCCTGACTCACGCACTTAACGCCCATCTTACTGATAGCATAGGCCTGTACTATTTCCCTAGTCAAGGCATTAGATGACACAGCAACAACTACAGTGTCTTGAAAAATCGGGTTGCACCTACATCTACTACAATGCAGCGCAAGATGACCAGAGGGTGTGCCTCCCAAGGATGAAGCATGCTCTCTGAGCCTTATATTGACGCACCGACCCGTCTGGCCTATATAAAATCGACCACATGAGAGGGGGATACTGTAGACCACGCTTAGCCTACAGGACACAAATGGCTTAACATGATTGACACCACATATAGGCTTCCGTGCAGGGGACTTGACAATCGCCGATAACCTGCTCAGCGTAAAGGGAGCTGAAAACAGCACATTAACCCCATAACGTTCCCCCACCTTCTTTAGGTTATGAGACACAGGGTGAACATACGGGACGACAAGGAACTTCTTACGCCTAGACTCTCCCTCCTGGGGCGCGTTGTTCACGTTTCTCCCGCATCGTCTTTCGTGTCGTCTTTGGTCATCGTCTCACCGTCTCTTCCGTGAGACGAAAGACCATGCAGCGCAAGCAACAAGTGTGATTGCGCGTGGTCGTCTTCGTTCTCCTCGCACCGAGACTAACAGACGCTACTCTCGGCACCGGACGCCGCAGGACACCTTGTGGAAAGGCACATTTTATACAGTCACGTAATAAAAGGAGCTGTTTATGATATATTACTCTGTCTTTTTCCTAGACTAGCATAAACTTGTAGCGAGTACGAGCTACAAGCCTCATCGTAAAATTGAAATAATCTTTGTTAGCAGAGACACCGTCATTCGGGAGGCGCGCGTTTTTCAAATTcaacactgtcgtctgctatcgacTGACGTGCGCTCGGATCTTTTGCTCTTTTTATATACATTGCGCTGCCTATTTTAAGTTTTATTCCTATAGTGTTTCCTGTGGAAACACTTGCAGCATTTATCCTCACCTTTCTGGAAGCAGCTAGGTTGTTGGAGTCGGAGGTAGCAAAGAATCGTCCTTCAATTTACAGACATGTCAATGTCTGAAGCGCAGAAGCTGCAGCTGCTCGCGTTTATGGAGCAGAATCGGGAGCTATGCAACAATAGAAGTTTCATGCCCGGTGAAACGAAGAACGATAGGAAGAAAAAGTGGGAAGAGATCGCTGTAGCCCTAAACTCTCTAGGGGGACTGGTGAAAGACGCAGTTGGGTGGCAGGGACTATGGAAGCAGTGGAGATACCGTGTGCGAAAAACGGTGCGCGCCAACATAATTGGCATTTGTGGTACgggtggcggcggcggcgctaTTGTAAACCCCGGCACAGAGCCCGGCGAGGAGACAACAACACGCGTCGTCGATATCGCAGGGTCCTTGCGTGGTTTCGACGCCCGTGTCATGGCCCTTGTAGGCTGGGACACCGTATCGGGCGCAGCAGGAGCTGCACGACTAAGTATGGCGGGCAACGTTACACAAGTGGTAAGAAAAAGTTACTCTAGATAAAGCTAGCCTTCCAACGAATTCGTTACGTTTACCTACACAGCCAGTGTCAGAACAAGCTGACCAACCAGAGACCGAAAGAGACAATGGCAGTGTCCCAGCAGCAACAGGCCCTACGGTGAGGAATTGCGTAACTTCTTTGCCTATCCATATAACTTAACGAGCAAACTGTCACAGGTGCTTCACTACACCGATGCTGCagtagcaagcacttctgcagCTGCACACCAGCAGGAAACTGAGGCTACCGCAGCAGCAGTGCCAGACGTATCAGGCACACAGCGTGGTACAATAGGGCCATGCCGAAGGAGGAGGCGGCGAGTCCCCGCACCAATAGCAAATCGCATTCTGGAGGTGCAGGAGCGGATTGCTGCTGAAATAACGCAGCTCCGGGAGGTAAGGAAGTGGCCAGATACAGTTGACGCAGCACAGGTGCAGTGCTGGTGAAATCAATTAGAATCAGTTAATCAGTTAGAGTCAATTAAGTGAACATAtttacttcaattgaataatcaAAAGTGAAAGTTTACACATAAACCCAAACGACAGTAAATGCACTTTTTTAAATTCCATACCTGTGAAGCTTCATGGTCATCACAAACTCATCATCCAAAACACATACATATACAAAGAAAGATTACATGGGGAAGGGCTGTTAGATTGTTTGCTTTCGCTTGTGTGCAGATCATCACTCCAATGGCTCAAGCCGTGACAGAGTACTTCAGGTACAAGATTGAAAATGAAAGGAACGCCAACAATAATATCTAAGGTGGGTCATTCTTTGTATTACTACTTATGCATCTTCATTGCAGTTTAATACTCAAAGTCTCCCCGTGAAATACTGGTGGGAAATGTTGCAAGAGACACTGTTTTCAtgtgaaatatatttttcatttggAACGACAAGAGccaatgaaaatattttgcaaaatatgaagttttggagtatatggaaaACATATACAAATTGTAAACATAACACAGTTACATAACTTTGCACATTTCTTGTTAACGTGAAAAACACAAAATCAGTAAGAGAAATAACATTCACAGTGACCAAAAAGAATTAATAGTAAACAGAATAGTGAGTGCAATACGTTACAGCACCTGTGAAAAGAAGACACAATGACAACAAATACACTTAATGGAATCACATGGTCAAACTGAGGAACTCAGCATACTCTTAATTTCTGACAACCGCTTTTGTGGTGTTTtgagggtgtctaccaacctggaaacgCAGGACTTGTCAGGGAATTTTCATGTGACTGGGAAACTCAGGAAAATTGGCAAAAATCAGTTGAAGCCAAGCGAAATTGAACctttgtatgcaataaggggataagtcgaaaaatctcaAACAGAGAAAACGGGCCTGATTTGATTGTCTGTCTCATTGACgcacatgcatttcccattccttaccctcctgtagcgtgccaataaattgcaatacgatcctaaattttctttggcagatacatactggtatgtagatgtcattgcagcaagaATAGTAAAAGCGGGataagttcccttttgttttggtcaggatTTTCCTTGAAAGGGGAAGTGAAAACGTGAAAATGTCAGgcaatttgaaggctgcaagtTGGTAGACACCTTGGTTGCACCATGGTTTTGGTGGAAATCAATCCTAaataaaatgtcacaaagtcctTTAAATTAGAATGTACGAATTAGAAATTATGTGGTCCCTGTACTTTTATGCCATACACATTTAAAAATATCTGTTAACAACTTGTTGCCTACGGTGCACTGCCTGAGCAGTCAGTGATGCACTGCTCTCTACATCATCCCATTCGTCCTCGGGAGCAGCAGGAGGATCGGGATCGGCGCCTTCATCTTCGTGTTCAGGATCTTGCAAATTGTAGTCAATGCACATATTATGCAAAACTGCACATGCAGTGATAATATTGCATGCCCTGTCAGGTGCAAAGTGCAAGGTCCTGTAGCGATGCAGACAGCGGAAGCGCATCTTCAGAACTCCAAAACACTGTtcaattcgaacccgggtcttGCAGTGGGCTTTGTTGTATGCCTGGTCCTTCTGTGTTGCAGGAGGACGAACAGGAGTCAAGAGCCACGGTTCAAGAGGGTACCCCAGATCTCCTGCACAGAAGAGAGGAAGCTATAGTTACTGAAATTGTTTGATGGATGTTAAACTTGTGAGCTCATGACATCAGTAGACAAACTGTTCTGAAAAATATTTAATATTTATGTAGTTTCTATAAAATAAACCTGACCTGCACCTTCCCATGGAAGGTGTGCCTATTTACTCTGTGAATATACCAATTCCGAAGTCGTCTAATTCTGCAGTTAATACATCTGCTGTATGCAATGATGTATACAACAACAGCATCAAATACTTTTATGTTGACGTGTACACAAAGCATGCTACTCTACTAAAAAATTCAAAACCATGCTGCATATCTGTTTCCATATTGGCCTCTACTTCTAGTAAAACCAGCGGTATGGCCGAGCAGGTTAAGGCCTCCCGTTCATTGGTAATAACGgaggttgtgctgaagactgggaggtttgaatcctaccacaggctgtgatgtctgaagttttccttgGGAGTTCCCGAAGACACAGTTCCCCCCcgatgtcggcccaggatgcatactaacccccctgtcccccacttcttcctgcttacTATAAGTGCACTTCTGAGGACCATTACTGAAGCAGTTGAGACAAATGTTCCACATACCTAACAGCCACTCGCCCTCAGCAAATGTCGTCGGTGCTCGCAGACGGACTTCGCACATGCTCCACACTGAGGAGTCGTGGCAGCTCCCTGGGTACGTGGCGTCAATGTGGAGAAATCTGCGATTGGCATCACAGATCTGCAAATAACATAATTTAGGCAGCCAAATTTGAATAAAAGCTCAGCACGTTGTCACTGTCATAGCAACTCTAAATCAGAATCACACTCTCACCCCTAGCACGTTGAGGGCATGGTATCCCTTGTGGGAATAATAATTCCCATCAACAAAGCGGGGGTCACTGCGACTCGGGGCGATGATGGCTATTGCAGTACCGTCAATTGCACCTGCATGATAAGAACAGCACCTGTCATTTATTTAAGAAACATCATATGAACACCAATGTAAAAGGACTGTCATTTAAATTTACCAAGGCATCCGGGTATCCCTGCTATGGCATAGAAGTCCCGTTTGATGGCCACCTTCTCTTCTGTGGATGCCGGGAACTTCAGATATCTCTGTCCCAAATTTTTTATTATGGCTAGGCTGACAGCATGGATAGCCTCGGAGACCGGGCGCTTTGTAGTGGCGATGAATTCATCACTGGCGATGTTGTCCAGGAATGCTCCTGTTGCATAAAATCTGAGCGCCATCAGGACCCTCTGCTCCACCGACAGAGTTGTGCTGCGCCACTGCTGGGCTATAAGTGGAGACTTATTTCAGAATGATCCCAAAAACTTGGCTGTTCATAATTACTTATCTATTAGCTTTTCAAGCACTTCCTCTTGGAATCGCAACGCAATGATCAAAGCAAAACCTGCTGTTACGCGAGTGTAGGCTGTTGTTTTATTGTTTTCTTATTCCTGTCAACTGGAACCAGAACATCAGGGAAATAATGCTAATGATGTGCAGATTTTTACCGCTTTATTGCGATAGCTGACGTACAACCAAACCTCATGAATGCTCCGAAGTTATATTTCCCTTACATTTATCGCAGTGCTGTCGGTTTTCACTGCACAGGCTCAGTTTCACCAACGTCAGTTTAGCCACATTCAAACAGAGATTAGGTTCACTCAGACTTAGTCGTTCTGTGGTCCGCACTGTAATATCAGCTGACGGCATTTTCCTGGAATCTTCGCGAATACTAGCATTCATGATGCAGAACTGAAGGATAACTTGAAGTTTAGGACCTGTTACGACTTGCTTAAAGACTCCGTGTTACGATTGGACTCCCTTCCGTCAACACTGACTAAAGTTACTGGAATTCACCTTGCGTCCTTGTCAATTCGTTTCAAAAGAGCCTCGCCGTCTTTGAAACCCGTTAATGAAACCGTGCACTGCTCTCGGGTTGTATTGTAGCCGACGTTGGTGAAACACGTCCTATAttaaaacacacaaaagaaactCACATCGGCGTAAGTCATCAGCAACGGCGTCGCACACCTCCCGGGCAGCAGCCTTCGATAACCGAAAATGGCCGATGAACTCCTCTTCTGTCACACTGCTGTCGAAGGCATCGCGGTGTTCACGAAAATGTCGCGAAGATTCGCTGTCGCTGACCCCTTCGTCAGCAAGAAAGGCGTAGAGTTCCGCCATGTTTCCTCGATGTGACGACGCTGACGACCAAAGACTCAAATTCTTGCGTCTCACGCGCTGCGTCTCCTCGCGACCACAAATTAGTCACGCCATGACCATGGCAGAGTGGCGAGCAAGCTGCCTCTTAGCGGAAGAGACGAATGGCTCCACGTGACCGCGCCGTTGGCATGGCAACGAAGACCAAAGACGACGCGCGGGTGCCGTGAGCAACCCGCCCCTGGTTAGTAGCAGTTTGACCCTTAGACACCCTCAATAACTTGCCACAGACACTCTGGAGCAAAGACACGGGGTACCCGTTCTGAAGAATGCAGTCACACTGCTGAGTGTACGCTTCAGCAGCCTTGTGCAAGCATGACTTATTAAGAGCTGCAACAATACAAGACCTAACAATTCCTCTTTTAACAATCTTAGAatgccctgattcaaaaggcaGCAACGCCTTTTTCGACCTTGGGGAAAAACCCCAGCACAGGTGATCCTTACTAGAACACAACCTAAGATCTAAAAACCTGAGAACCCCTTCCACAGCAACTTCGCTCGTGAACTTCAGGCCAACACCGAAGCGATGACACACATCAATCACCTGCCGAGCCCTGTCCTCACAGATGTGCACCTCCCCCAAAGCATCAAGCGGCAAAAGCACCACAAGTTATTGAGGGTGTCGAAGGTTCAAACTACTACTGACCAGAAGGGAGAGTCTAGGCGTAAGAAGTTCCTTGTCGTCCCGTATGTTCATTCTGTGTCTCATAACCTAAAGAAGGTGGGGGAACGTTTTGGGGTTAATGTGCTGTTTTCAGCTCCCTTTAAGCTGAGCAGGTTATCGGCGATTGTCAAGTCCCGTGCACGGAAGCCTATATGTGGTGTCAATCATGTTAAGCCATTTGTGTCCTGTAGGCTAGGTGTGGTCTACAGCATCCCCCTCTCATGTGGTCGATTTTATATAGGCCAGACCGGTCGGTGCGTCAATATAAGGCTCAGAGAGCATGCTTCATCCTTGGGAGGCACACCCTCTGGTCATCTTGCGCTGCATTGCAGTAGATGTGGGTGCAACCCGATTTTTCAAGACACAGTAGTTGTTGCTGTGTCATCTAATGCCTTGACTAGAGAGTAGAGGCCTATGCTATCAGTAAGATGGGCGTTAAGTGCGTGAGTCAGGCATCGGTAACATTATCGGAGAGGGAGATTTTCTTCCTTGATAGCAGGGCATGGAGGCCACTTATCTCTGTTTGGGATGACCCTGATTGAGGCTGTTGCTGCCGTAGGTGGCGTCGCGATGTGCGCGAGTGTGTCTTTTGGTCACATAAAAATAGAGTTGTGAGTAGCACTGGTATTGTCGTCTTCTTCTAGTCCGTGTTTTTGTGCGCTTTCTACCATGTCGTAtgcttaccaactagcccaacgttgtTTGTTGTTGAATGCTAGTAAAACCCAACATGCTTCGCTGTACTTCACATGACGCGCTCATGTTGTCTAGGATACTAAACTGACGGAAATATTTCAACCCGCAGGGCAAGAGCTATGGACGTCCCCTACCCACACCAAGTACGCCCCAGGATGTCAGATGAACAGCTTCATCCCATGCTCACGGTGGGTTTTCACGGTGCTACTATTACCTGACGTCATCTGGCGCGCATGTAGAATAAATTGCTCTTTAAAGCTTGCTGGCTAGGGAATTTTAGGCTTCAGCAGGTTGTCTCAGTTGGGATCAAAGCGCAGGCAGTTGAAAGCGGTGCTACAGGGCAATAGTTCTCTCCTCCCCTCCCCTCTCTTGGAATCTCTCCCCCTTGACgtttccttaccggttcgctctTTGAATCAGGAGCGATATCATCCCAGCTGATTACGGGGTAACAAAGATGGTCAGCGCACTGCATTTTGGTGTAAACTTGATGTGGTATAAAAGCTTGAGCTCGTATAGCGAAAACAGTCGATTCCCCCAACAGCCCTAGAGTTACCTCTACATTGGAGAGTATGCATCTCTCACGCAGCAAGCTCGCATTTAAATTCATGCGCTCGACACAGATCCTTATACATTCCGAAAGCTTTAGTGCCCAAACAGTCCGGTGCACCACAAAgttgattggattggattggattggaaaaagaaagaaaaatatggagaggttagtcccgacgcagtcagaactggctactccaaaacgcatttgtgggtgaaaaaaagaagaagatgagCTAGGAAAAAGAGCagaataaacaaacaaacaaaaccaaaAACAGGGGACAGGAAAGGGGTAGAGTGGGTgtagcaggat is a window encoding:
- the LOC135395879 gene encoding putative nuclease HARBI1 — its product is MAELYAFLADEGVSDSESSRHFREHRDAFDSSVTEEEFIGHFRLSKAAAREVCDAVADDLRRSQQWRSTTLSVEQRVLMALRFYATGAFLDNIASDEFIATTKRPVSEAIHAVSLAIIKNLGQRYLKFPASTEEKVAIKRDFYAIAGIPGCLGAIDGTAIAIIAPSRSDPRFVDGNYYSHKGYHALNVLGICDANRRFLHIDATYPGSCHDSSVWSMCEVRLRAPTTFAEGEWLLGDLGYPLEPWLLTPVRPPATQKDQAYNKAHCKTRVRIEQCFGVLKMRFRCLHRYRTLHFAPDRACNIITACAVLHNMCIDYNLQDPEHEDEGADPDPPAAPEDEWDDVESSASLTAQAVHRRQQVVNRYF